A single genomic interval of Shewanella halotolerans harbors:
- a CDS encoding winged helix-turn-helix domain-containing protein, protein MQLGDCRFDRHTGVLTNELTGEEWHLPRAELQVLLLLLANSDKVVAKRVLGAGDDEHPPLSDSSVARAVFMLRSFLGPLHEHMIETVKGKGYRLRLDSGVPSSVHHTDNASANGEPHGLGERIEAVLAWLFGKRHRWIKLWIGLIVLLLGALVSLQLFSSVNFEAQHTEPYLRHGITLESGQKVMFISYAKSKTNNTSLLRLSEKMSQAFERCESSPWKEVYMSLSHDKQVFNITMRGERMGQSLVRNLKLTDYRQQKVFISEAWFKEVSLCE, encoded by the coding sequence ATGCAACTGGGTGATTGCCGATTTGACAGACATACAGGCGTGCTCACCAATGAGTTAACGGGTGAAGAGTGGCATCTACCGCGCGCCGAGCTGCAGGTGTTGCTGCTCCTGCTGGCCAATAGTGACAAGGTAGTGGCTAAGCGCGTCTTAGGGGCGGGGGATGACGAGCATCCGCCATTAAGCGATTCGTCGGTGGCGCGGGCGGTATTTATGCTGCGCTCCTTCCTCGGTCCGCTGCACGAACACATGATAGAAACCGTTAAGGGCAAGGGCTATCGCCTGCGCCTGGATAGCGGCGTTCCCTCGTCTGTGCATCATACCGATAACGCCTCGGCAAACGGCGAGCCCCATGGCCTTGGCGAGCGGATCGAGGCTGTGCTGGCCTGGCTGTTTGGCAAGCGTCATCGCTGGATAAAGCTGTGGATTGGCCTTATCGTCCTGCTGCTGGGGGCGCTGGTCTCCTTGCAGCTCTTCTCCTCGGTCAATTTCGAGGCGCAACATACAGAGCCCTATCTGCGCCATGGCATCACCTTGGAGTCGGGGCAGAAGGTGATGTTTATCAGCTACGCCAAGTCCAAGACCAATAACACCTCGCTACTGCGCCTGTCAGAGAAGATGTCCCAGGCGTTCGAGCGCTGTGAGTCCTCGCCCTGGAAAGAGGTCTATATGTCGCTCTCCCACGATAAGCAGGTGTTTAACATCACCATGCGCGGCGAGAGGATGGGACAATCTCTGGTGCGCAACCTTAAGTTAACCGATTACAGGCAGCAGAAGGTGTTTATCTCCGAGGCCTGGTTTAAAGAGGTATCTTTGTGTGAATAG
- a CDS encoding IS110 family transposase, which translates to MKVTLIGIDLAKNVFQVCGVNQACKSAFNRALRRHQLMAFLAQYPDAIIAMEACSGSNYWGRSLKAQGYQVRLIPPQHVKPFVKGNKNDRNDAFAICEAAHRPNMQFVEPRTLEQVDMMLAHRVRERQVDARTTLINQIRGLLNEYGIVIAKGKESLKAALPDLIEDAENGLTERARVHFTLLHQEWGAIDEAIKSSEKDIKQQALASEGAKLLMQIKGIGEITATAVVSFAGNGSSYKNGRHFSANIGLVPKEHSSGGKQNLGGITKRGNRYLRKLLIQCAWSIIRHCKTAQDRLSVWVKTLIERRGSHKSAVALANKLARTVWAILFKKTEFRAV; encoded by the coding sequence ATGAAAGTTACTCTAATTGGTATCGATTTGGCAAAAAACGTCTTTCAAGTTTGCGGCGTGAATCAGGCTTGTAAATCTGCATTTAATCGTGCACTTCGTCGACATCAACTTATGGCGTTTCTAGCTCAATATCCTGATGCAATCATAGCAATGGAAGCCTGTAGCGGTTCAAATTACTGGGGAAGAAGCTTAAAAGCCCAAGGTTATCAGGTAAGGCTAATTCCCCCTCAGCATGTGAAGCCATTTGTCAAAGGCAATAAAAATGACCGTAATGATGCCTTCGCCATTTGCGAAGCAGCGCATAGACCCAACATGCAGTTTGTAGAACCAAGAACCCTAGAGCAGGTTGATATGATGTTGGCGCATCGAGTCAGAGAAAGGCAGGTCGACGCCAGAACAACATTGATTAATCAAATCAGAGGCCTGCTAAATGAATATGGCATTGTCATCGCAAAAGGCAAAGAAAGCCTTAAAGCAGCATTACCTGACTTAATTGAAGATGCAGAAAATGGATTAACCGAAAGAGCTCGAGTCCACTTTACGCTGCTACACCAAGAGTGGGGCGCGATTGATGAAGCCATAAAGTCATCAGAAAAGGATATCAAACAGCAAGCCCTGGCTTCCGAAGGAGCTAAACTGCTAATGCAAATAAAGGGAATAGGAGAGATTACGGCAACAGCCGTAGTCTCTTTTGCTGGTAATGGTTCGTCCTACAAGAATGGTAGACATTTCTCAGCCAATATCGGTTTAGTACCTAAGGAACATTCAAGCGGTGGAAAACAAAATCTTGGTGGGATAACCAAGCGAGGTAACCGTTACCTCAGGAAGCTACTCATTCAATGTGCTTGGTCGATTATCAGGCACTGTAAAACAGCGCAAGATAGGTTGTCTGTTTGGGTTAAAACGCTCATCGAACGGCGTGGCAGTCACAAGTCTGCAGTCGCGCTGGCTAATAAGTTAGCAAGAACTGTTTGGGCCATTCTATTTAAGAAAACAGAGTTCAGAGCTGTTTAA